From a single Pochonia chlamydosporia 170 chromosome Unknown PCv3seq00010, whole genome shotgun sequence genomic region:
- a CDS encoding alcohol acetyltransferase (similar to Metarhizium robertsii ARSEF 23 XP_007826055.1), which yields MAKRVESPAPLRRLAPIELYSSCRHHMGIYRSVTVTCRYNAPSPSQKINAAFLYPALGRVVSAQPMLRVGILKEETNEATFCHIKTVDLSNHVSFKTVDPVDTLEQYNEQIASQQGWHHDQLWHNTAEIPPWRIAIVEPSAAVVEKFPLIQDIIFSYHHALLDGTSGKLFHQNLLKEINYQLHKEVRANGTTSPTSIMQFPDAPRLPEAQDQIIQFTNSATYLIKTLWNELGPTKLRAKKIIPWHGKSIDFAIPYVTRTKPVDFQPDVVAKLLKSCREHNTTITGLFHALTVASFASRLPASEASSFSAATPISLRPFLGPNADPELKDALRVLVTSYQHEFPADLVTSLRGSPTAASLDTNIWKIAQRVKTELIKRVDTMPRDDINGLMKYNSDWFGFFQKMDGKPRKDSWEISNIGVFKDTSATPGFTVSRVYFTNGAMVTGAPVALGVGSVPGGMLTIAFSWQEGVVSEEFVNNLAADITSLVTRFHEKGLFGV from the exons atggccaagcGAGTCGAGTCCCCGGCGCCACTGCGCCGACTTGCACCGAT CGAACTCTATTCATCTTGCCGTCACCATATGGGCATTTACCGCAGCGTAACAGTAACTTGCCGTTATAATGCACCATCACCTTCGCAGAAAATCAACGCAGCTTTCCTATATCCCGCCCTGGGACGAGTCGTTTCTGCGCAGCCAATGCTTCGAGTTGGCATCTTGAAAGAGGAAACCAACGAAGCCACCTTTTGTCACATCAAGACTGTGGACTTATCAAATCATGTCTCCTTCAAGACCGTAGACCCAGTTGACACCCTGGAGCAATACAACGAGCAGATTGCCTCCCAACAAGGGTGGCATCACGACCAGTTGTGGCATAACACAGCGGAGATTCCTCCCTGGCGCATAGCCATCGTAGAGCCAAGTGCAGCTGTTGTCGAGAAGTTTCCTCTTATTCAGGACATCATTTTCTCATACCACCACGCCCTTCTGGACGGCACGAGCGGCAAGCTATTCCACCAGAACCTTTTGAAGGAAATCAACTACCAACTCCACAAAGAAGTGAGAGCAAATGGaaccacatcaccaacttccatCATGCAATTTCCAGACGCCCCTAGACTCCCCGAAGCCCAAGACCAAATCATCCAGTTCACAAATTCGGCAACCTACCTCATCAAAACTCTCTGGAACGAACTCGGTCCCACCAAGCTCCGGGCCAAGAAGATCATCCCCTGGCACGGCAAATCCATCGACTTTGCCATCCCCTACGTCACCCGCACCAAACCCGTTGACTTCCAACCCGACGTGGTAGCAAAGCTTCTCAAGTCCTGTAGAgagcacaacaccaccatcacgGGTCTCTTCCACGCCCTCACCGTGGCATCCTTCGCATCCCGACTCCCCGCGAGTGAAGCGTCCTCCTTTTCGGCCGCAACGCCAATCAGTCTCCGGCCATTCTTGGGACCAAACGCAGATCCAGAGTTGAAAGATGCGCTACGTGTTCTAGTAACTTCGTATCAGCACGAATTCCCCGCCGACTTGGTCACCAGCCTCCGTGGCTCTCCAACGGCCGCATCTCTAGACACCAACATTTGGAAGATTGCGCAGAGGGTGAAGACAGAACTCATCAAAAGGGTAGACACTATGCCTAGAGACGACATCAACGGTCTCATGAAGTACAACTCTGATTGGTTCGGCTTCTTCCAAAAGATGGACGGGAAACCGCGCAAGGACTCCTGGGAAATCAGCAACATTGGCGTCTTCAAAGATACTTCAGCAACGCCGGGATTCACAGTGTCAAGGGTGTATTTCACCAACGGGGCCATGGTTACCGGTGCACCGGTTGCATTGGGCGTGGGCAGCGTGCCAGGTGGTATGCTGACTATCGCGTTTTCATGGCAAGAAGGCGTGGTGAGTGAGGAGTTCGTGAATAATCTGGCGGCGGATATCACTTCCCTTGTTACAAGGTTCCATGAGAAGGGGTTATTTGGAGTGTGA
- a CDS encoding mannose phospho-dolichol synthase (similar to Metarhizium acridum CQMa 102 XP_007808608.1), with translation MAPAKSSKNKYSVILPTYNERRNLPIMTWLLNRTFTENNLDWELIIVDDGSPDGTQEVANQLVKAYAPHVVLKTRSGKLGLGTAYVHGLQFVKGNFVIIMDADFSHHPKFIPQMVALQEQGNYDIVTGTRYAGNGGVYGWDLKRKFVSRGANLFADTVLRPGVSDLTGSFRLYKKSVLEKVITSTESKGYSFQMEMMVRAKAMGCTVAEVPISFVDRLYGESKLGGSEIVEYAKGVFSLWLKV, from the exons ATGGCTCCCGCCAAGTCTTCCAAAAACAAGTACTCTGTCATTTTGCCGACGTACAATGAGCGTCGAAACCTGCCCATCATGACGTGGTTGCTGAACCGCACCTTTACCGAAAA CAACCTTGACTGGGagctcatcatcgtcgacgaCGGCTCCCCCGACGGCACCCAAGAAGTTGCGAACCAGCTAGTCAAAGCGTACGCCCCTCATGTCGTCCTCAAGACTCGCTCCGGCAAGCTCGGCCTCGGAACAGCCTACGTCCACGGGCTGCAGTTCGTCAAGGGCaacttcgtcatcatcatggacgcCGATTTCTCGCACCACCCCAAGTTCATCCCGCAGATGGTTGCGCTCCAGGAGCAGGGCAACTACGACATCGTCACGGGCACGCGGTACGCCGGCAACGGTGGCGTCTACGGATGGGACCTGAAGCGCAAGTTTGTCAGCCGCGGCGCCAACTTGTTCGCCGACACGGTGCTGCGTCCTGGCGTGAGCGACCTGACGGGCAGCTTCCGACTGTACAAGAAGAGCGTGCTGGAGAAGGTGATTACGAGCACGGAGAGCAAGGGGTACAGCTTtcagatggagatgatggttCGAGCCAAGGCCATGGGGTGCACGGTGGCCGAGGTGCCGATTTCGTTTGTCGACCGGTTGTATGGCGAGAGTAAGCTTGGTGGTTCTGAGATTGTGGAATACGCAAAGGGTGTGTTTTCACTGTGGTTGAAGGTATAG
- a CDS encoding decorin binding protein domain-containing protein has translation MDRAGDTAASRPNGRALTNQLHVNHETRRPLFANNGPRSLGKEQQPAPASGGDGAKLGDQAGAGPTRFTRRTKSDPQNTTYGVRKVQGQDDPDASSVSILSPGGSRIPRPNITGFQHRRPISLADAFKLAQEEAEEAERERQQGGSPSPAPRTWRARPGQPQDETQARKLMSEDPLDSRARARRSAEVLSKAPSNQSPDSKPTSTQAGAGSSKRTGNGPSLQDRILEWRTKSRPNSDWTKKATDPPRDTNGEEHLPELVPGIEDVPFPSVESPRQNPAITSSPLRDFTWQVDQDFTAGDLQVSDSPRIKVGNNSNKPFANRPSILDRIDIRSSAQTSSSGTRNTKLDEIRARERNAEGDSLAGQSTLTPQHARKYTRLDEIRAREAVVDKQMPLPDPTQPRPKNTKLDEIRQRETEGLSKRAIAAARLQEIKEKNAMTRSLSPDKGRVQNSREKFPEMRPPLPRPKSSLAVEGERIPDTPVTVFKNYRLKQENINPIEAETSRGKDTGTVKSDVNERDLLRRLARAASSSPAPEQVNRRAPLTERQKPNDSEKVVTKSILSGRSTNNGRKSALNSHYKEGESSLRPTVGFAGLKRISSTDSDSAKSKKSNMCSDADPTDRIEAELRLFALRDDYSEPGSVRAPSPVPDCEEEQGDDVEDTPRPERHDFLQMETPRVTGAYVETPVTVKVEKVREEEMEDIKSLSEKPKAMGEASSKPDSASLFGDGKMSLAGRGGTGDAASERGVRRGEIGSGSVATTSEARKPPSRPLSRSRSRSSSRRRPPLKNSAKPPSVKDDLRELQRQHNIDDSAMDDLEEILTGRKHASPKLKQLLEELPVKAEDEIDDELRAVEQEIQNVKRESPEDKDLSAGEMAMYDRMSKTLRTGLTSLRTAKLGIQRLEDQVAHAEKQSLPDDDDDDDDDMKPATRTREPQRLSDDKLLHDEKCPECLANASPIYFTYLHIPVPPLFHTTPRFRLTLLGMFLTVLSLWYVAESNVCGKYCRPAACTTTPCVYSYDDPTFGNALPVKLDQWTTGGRGRKLATWVFEELQDWAADIDDAVHGRSLADVAVDQLDVAGRRQHRRRLQRRGLIKAPTRAAPDQTAKWDSWRQSRLAKERSRDAGYGGYDMGDGWAEDAIGRDERVW, from the coding sequence ATGGACCGTGCCGGTGACACAGCGGCATCGCGGCCGAACGGGCGAGCTCTGACGAACCAGCTACATGTGAATCACGAGACGAGGCGGCCGCTCTTTGCGAACAATGGTCCGCGGAGCCTGGGCAAAGAACAGCAACCTGCACCGGCTTCAGGCGGCGACGGTGCGAAGCTAGGTGACCAAGCAGGAGCAGGACCGACTAGGTTTACGCGAAGGACGAAGTCAGATCCACAGAACACCACATATGGCGTCCGAAAAGTCCAGGGACAGGATGATCCAGATGCGAGCAGTGTAAGCATCCTTTCTCCAGGAGGCAGCCGTATACCACGACCCAACATCACGGGTTTTCAACACCGGCGACCAATTTCATTGGCAGACGCTTTCAAATTGGCCCAAGAGGAAGCGGAGGAAGCTGAGCGGGAGAGACAGCAGGGCGGTTCGCCGAGTCCGGCGCCAAGAACATGGCGGGCACGGCCAGGACAGCCTCAAGATGAGACTCAAGCTAGGAAACTGATGTCCGAAGATCCTCTTGATAGCAGAGCACGGGCGCGACGATCCGCCGAAGTCCTATCAAAAGCGCCGAGCAATCAATCCCCGGACTCAAAACCAACAAGCACGCAAGCAGGAGCTGGCTCTTCTAAGAGAACAGGCAACGGCCCCAGCTTACAAGACCGAATACTTGAATGGAGAACAAAATCACGACCGAACTCGGACTGGACCAAAAAGGCTACGGATCCGCCCAGGGACACCAACGGCGAGGAGCACCTTCCTGAATTAGTCCCGGGAATTGAAGATGTCCCCTTTCCTTCGGTCGAGTCGCCTCGTCAAAACCCCGCCAtcacttcttctccattACGAGACTTTACCTGGCAGGTAGACCAGGATTTTACTGCCGGAGACCTCCAAGTATCTGATAGTCCGCGAATCAAGGTCGGAAACAACAGCAATAAGCCGTTTGCGAACCGGCCATCGATATTGGATAGGATCGATATCAGGTCATCCGCGCAGACAAGCAGCTCCGGAACACGAAACACTAAGCTTGACGAGATTCGGGCGCGTGAACGCAATGCCGAGGGCGATAGCTTGGCGGGACAATCGACTTTGACACCACAACACGCTCGAAAGTATACTAGGCTGGACGAGATTCGGGCACGAGAGGCAGTCGTTGACAAGCAAATGCCTTTGCCTGATCCAACGCAGCCCAGACCCAAGAATACCAAATTAGACGAGATACGACAACGAGAGACGGAGGGCTTGTCAAAACGTGCCATTGCAGCAGCTCGACTGCAGGAGATCAAAGAAAAGAACGCAATGACGAGATCGTTATCCCCGGACAAGGGCCGAGTTCAGAATAGCCGTGAAAAGTTTCCGGAAATGCGGCCGCCTCTTCCACGACCCAAGTCTTCCCTGGCAGTTGAAGGTGAAAGAATTCCCGATACACCAGTCACAGTGTTCAAGAACTATCGCTTGAAGCAAGAGAACATTAACCCTATTGAGGCGGAGACTTCTCGCGGAAAGGATACAGGAACAGTGAAGTCAGATGTCAACGAACGGGATTTGCTACGAAGGCTGGCCCGGGCTGCCAGCTCGAGCCCGGCACCTGAACAAGTGAACAGACGAGCTCCTCTGACGGAACGACAAAAGCCAAACGACAGCGAAAAGGTGGTGACAAAGTCGATACTGTCGGGACGTTCTACAAACAATGGACGGAAGTCAGCGCTCAACTCTCATTATAAAGAGGGTGAATCCTCGCTGCGACCAACCGTCGGATTTGCTGGCTTGAAGCGCATATCATCAACGGATTCAGATTCAGCTAAGAGCAAAAAGTCAAACATGTGTTCAGACGCGGATCCAACCGATCGGATAGAGGCCGAGCTGAGGCTGTTTGCGCTGCGAGACGATTACTCGGAGCCAGGCTCCGTTCGTGCGCCATCACCTGTGCCCGACTGTGAGGAGGAGCAGGGCGATGATGTAGAGGATACTCCTAGACCGGAGAGGCACGATTTTTTACAAATGGAGACACCACGGGTCACTGGCGCCTACGTCGAAACGCCCGTGACAGTCAAGGTGGAAAAAGTCCGGgaggaagagatggaagataTCAAGTCACTAAGCGAGAAGCCAAAGGCGATGGGCGAAGCGTCGTCGAAACCAGATTCCGCGAGCCTATTCGGTGATGGGAAGATGAGTCTGGCGGGACGTGGCGGAACGGGCGATGCGGCTTCTGAGCGAGGCGTGAGACGTGGTGAAATTGGCAGTGGTTCAGTGGCTACAACTTCGGAGGCAAGAAAACCTCCATCACGGCCACTTTCACGGTCACGGTCACGGTCATCATCTCGACGGAGACCGCCGTTGAAAAACTCGGCGAAACCACCATCAGTCAAGGACGATTTGCGTGAACTACAGCgccaacacaacattgacgatTCGGCCATGGACGACCTGGAAGAGATCCTGACTGGGCGAAAACATGCATCCCCGAAGCTTAagcagctgttggaggagttACCCGTGAAGGCAGAGGACGAGATTGATGACGAGCTAAGGGCTGTGGAGCAAGAGATTCAGAATGTGAAGCGTGAGAGCCCCGAGGACAAGGACCTGTCGGCGGGTGAAATGGCCATGTATGACAGGATGAGCAAGACGCTTCGCACAGGCTTGACAAGCTTACGGACGGCCAAACTCGGAATTCAACGACTAGAAGACCAGGTAGCACATGCCGAGAAGCAGTCATTaccagacgacgacgacgacgacgatgacgacatGAAACCGGCGACCAGGACCCGAGAACCTCAGCGACTGAGCGACGACAAGCTTTTACATGACGAGAAGTGTCCCGAGTGTTTGGCCAATGCAAGCCCAATTTATTTTACCTACCTACATATCCCAGTTCCACCACTGTTCCATACAACGCCTCGCTTTCGACTCACGTTGCTGGGGATGTTTCTCACAGTTCTCTCACTGTGGTATGTTGCCGAATCGAATGTATGTGGGAAGTATTGTCGTCCAGCAGCTTGTACGACGACTCCATGCGTGTATTCATATGACGACCCGACATTTGGAAATGCGTTGCCTGTAAAACTAGACCAATGGACAACCGGTGGACGGGGCCGCAAGCTGGCGACGTGGGTGTTTGAAGAGCTGCAAGACTGGGCGGCAGATATTGACGATGCTGTACATGGACGATCTCTCGCCGACGTTGCAGTGGACCAACTAGACGTGGCAGGAAGACGGCAACACCGCCGTAGATTACAGAGACGCGGCCTAATCAAAGCGCCAACGAGAGCAGCGCCCGACCAAACTGCGAAATGGGACTCGTGGAGACAGTCGAGGTTGGCAAAAGAGCGATCTCGAGATGCTGGCTATGGGGGATATGACATGGGCGATGGCTGGGCAGAGGATGCCATAGGGAGAGACGAGCGGGTGTGGTGA
- a CDS encoding 3-oxoacyl-(acyl-carrier-protein) reductase (similar to Metarhizium acridum CQMa 102 XP_007808609.1), whose product MSDRVAQISKHLNYPRGLLANQVAIITGSGQGIGAETARLFANEGAKVVVTDIDATKSDAVANSITKSGGQAISVPGDVMSSDYIQTLISKAASFGNGKIHIIVNNAGYTWDGVIHKMTDKQWDTIIALHCTAPFNLVRAAAPYFRVKDGEPRCIINVSSTSGVHGNAGQINYALAKAGITGFTKTIAKEWGPQFGVRSNAVAFGHIATRLTAAKEEGAFVTGPDGQKIALGIPQKQKDAKAGADAAAYADIPLRRPGTATEAAGSILAVASPLFSYVSGQTIMVTGGRNM is encoded by the exons ATGTCTGACCGTGTCGCCCAAATCTCAAAACATCTCAACTACCCCCGCGGCCTGCTCGCGAACCaagtcgccatcatcaccggcagCGGACAGGGCATCGGCGCCGAAACAGCCAGACTATTCGCCAATGAAGGTGCCAAAGTAGTTGTCACAGACATTGACGCCA ccaaaAGTGACGCCGTagccaactccatcaccaaatcAGGCGGCCAAGCCATCTCCGTCCCCGGAGACGTCATGTCCAGCGACTACATCCAAACCCTCATCAGCAAAGCCGCCTCCTTCGGCAACGGCAAGATccacatcatcgtcaacaacgccgGCTACACATGGGACGGGGTCATCCACAAAATGACCGACAAGCAGTGGGACACCATCATCGCGCTGCACTGCACCGCGCCGTTCAACCTCGTCCGCGCCGCGGCACCTTACTTCCGCGTCAAGGACGGCGAGCCGCGGTGCATCATCAACGTCTCCTCCACGAGCGGCGTGCACGGCAACGCAGGGCAGATCAACTATGCGCTCGCAAAGGCCGGCATCACGGGTTTCACCAAGACGATTGCCAAGGAGTGGGGGCCGCAGTTTGGCGTGCGCTCTAACGCGGTTGCCTTTGGACACATTGCTACGAGGTTGACGGCCGCGAAGGAGGAGGGTGCGTTTGTGACTGGCCCGGATGGGCAGAAGATTGCGCTGGGGATTccgcagaagcagaaggatGCGAAGGCTGGTGCGGATGCTGCTGCGTATGCGGATATTCCGCTTCGGAGACCGGGGACGGCTACGGAGGCGGCTGGTAGTATTTTGGCGGTGGCTAGTCCTTTGTTTTCCTATGTTTCTGGGCAGACTATCATGGTTACGGGTGGGAGGAACATGTAA
- a CDS encoding GrpB domain-containing protein (similar to Metarhizium acridum CQMa 102 XP_007808611.1), translating into MPLTPQQIITRIEYDPNGLERIASRNLTKVLEIVEPDPTWPQQFEQLKTRIKNALGDTALAIAHAGSTSVPDLPAKNIIDIDLTVKDILDEDSYVGPLEAAGFMFLFRERGWHEHRFFGLGRDPTPVNLHVFGPDCPEVERHRIFREWLTNNPGDRERYAEIKRVSARESRERGESVMDYNNRKEKVLQEILDNAFRALGYIE; encoded by the coding sequence ATGCCACTCACGCCACAGCAGATCATCACGCGTATCGAATATGACCCTAATGGCCTCGAGCGCATCGCCTCACGTAATCTCACAAAAGTCCTCGAAATCGTCGAGCCAGATCCAACCTGGCCACAGCAATTCGAGCAACTCAAAACACGTATCAAGAACGCTCTCGGCGACACAGCACTTGCCATTGCGCACGCCGGCTCAACCAGCGTGCCAGACCTACccgccaagaacatcatcgacatcgaccTCACTGTGAAGGATATTCTGGATGAAGATTCCTACGTGGGCCCGCTTGAGGCCGCGGGGTTCATGTTCCTGTTCCGCGAGAGAGGGTGGCACGAGCACCGGTTCTTTGGGCTGGGTCGGGATCCTACGCCTGTGAATTTACATGTTTTTGGGCCGGATTGTCCAGAGGTGGAGAGGCATAGGATCTTTAGGGAGTGGTTGACGAATAACCCGGGGGATAGGGAGAGGTATGCGGAGATTAAGAGGGTGTCGGCGAGGGAGTCGAGGGAGAGGGGGGAGTCGGTGATGGATTATAATAATAGGAAGGAGAAGGTGTTGCAGGAGATTTTGGATAATGCATTTAGGGCGTTGGGGTATATAGAGTGA
- a CDS encoding tetratricopeptide-like helical (similar to Metarhizium robertsii ARSEF 23 XP_007826063.1): MSQPEKAPTRGHSKNKSSVSRSSRPRSSTKGPLDVDDDPLSSPPTPTPERLQAQLPRRSISQSRQSASSPIPQVGESLPKDFSFLLRPEIYHPLTPLNVPIAFRNSAKQPDPTAPLEQLLANGHFRAAAIAAVQELTGSGAQGAVDPTDSQRIFTLLYTRLVCLTLIDATPLAAQEVKALEDLSNTRTYVDDKTGEHLVPWELRVLNVRLQALGFGDPRRAVMSYHDLARDAREHIGKAAARHDDSAVEVWKARLYELGVKVAGALIDMDDLSGAACHLKSLRDRGDGKIALSKALLWLHLGDADEARECASQCSKGAAETEKLILALCDMADGDYDSALKKWEDMRGDLPEDEMVGVNTAVCLLYLGRMQEGRDILESLIESGFSSHTLLFNLSTMYELCTEKHRNLKVKLAERVAGMDESPSGWEKLNADFKL, from the exons ATGAGTCAACCTGAAAAGGCTCCAACAAGGGGCCATTCAAAGAACAAGTCATCGGTTTCGCGCT CTTCGCGACCGAGATCTTCTACGAAAGGCCCCCTCGACGTAGACGA TGATCCGTTAAgctcaccaccaactccaacaccCGAACGTCTCCAAGCTCAACTACCCCGGCGCTCCATATCCCAATCCCGTCAATCAGCCAGCTCTCCCATCCCCCAAGTAGGCGAATCTCTCCCCAAGGACTTCTCATTCCTCCTCCGTCCAGAAATCTACCATCCCCTCACACCACTCAACGTGCCCATTGCCTTCCGCAACTCCGCCAAGCAGCCAGATCCTACTGCGCCGCTGGAACAACTCCTTGCGAATGGCCACTTTCGCGCAGCAGCCATCGCGGCTGTCCAAGAACTAACTGGCTCCGGGGCCCAAGGAGCCGTAGACCCAACCGACTCCCAGCGCATATTCACGCTTTTGTACACCCGTCTCGTCTGCCTGACGCTCATTGACGCCACCCCGCTGGCAGCCCAGGAAGTGAAAGCGCTGGAAGATTTGAGCAACACACGCACATATGTCGATGACAAGACGGGCGAGCACCTGGTCCCCTGGGAGCTACGAGTGCTCAATGTGCGGCTACAAGCTCTTGGATTTGGAGACCCTCGCCGAGCAGTCATGAGCTACCACGACTTGGCGAGAGACGCACGCGAGCACATTGGTAAAGCCGCGGCGCGACATGACGATTCTGCAGTTGAGGTTTGGAAAGCCCGTCTCTACGAGTTGGGGGTCAAGGTTGCGGGCGCGCtcatcgacatggacgacCTCTCCGGCGCGGCATGCCATCTAAAGAGCCTAAGAGATAGGGGCGATGGCAAGATTGCGCTATCAAAAGccctgctgtggctgcacCTGGGCGATGCGGATGAGGCGAGAGAGTGCGCGAGCCAATGCTCCAAGGGCGCTGCTGAGACGGAGAAGCTCATCTTGGCGTTGTGTGACATGGCGGATGGTGACTATGACTCTGCGTTGAAGAAGTGGGAGGATATGAGGGGCGATTTGCCAGAGGACGAAATGGTTGGTGTGAACACGGCGGTTTGTCTGTTATATCTCGGCAGAATGCAAGAG GGCCGCGATATCCTCGAAAGCCTCATCGAGTCTGGTTTCTCATCACACACCCTCCTCTTTAACCTGTCGACCATGTACGAACTATGCACCGAGAAGCACCGCAATCTCAAGGTGAAGCTCGCAGAGCGGGTGGCAGGAATGGACGAGTCACCCTCCGGATGGGAAAAGCTAAACGCCGACTTTAAACTATAG
- a CDS encoding protein-tyrosine phosphatase, active site protein (similar to Metarhizium robertsii ARSEF 23 XP_007826062.1), with product MSDSRLLASLSRTSMQDAIDPDVLQEVLSKPPFISLPGVMNVRDLGAYTPGYIKPGVIYRSGTLDYMPEATRPLLRSQLGISKIFDYRRKAEAKQPLCDVEGIELLSCPFKDGQVEHVDVDLPSFVTTEGVVSKGYRDMYDVILDGYTTGYRKAFEALKTADENHAILYHCTGGKDRTGVLSALILDIMGAPASIIAEEYALTRIGHEPFRAKLGPAQILSFAGAGAEMANKDDLTAEDAWNVPGVRGLLTTNAEVMVDFMQRLKEKYGSAEGYLKEALGFGDDDVRQIRDNLKP from the exons ATGTCAGACTCCAGGCTCCTCGCTTCCCTATCCCGCACCTCCATGCAGGACGCCATCGACCCAGACGTCCTGCAGGAAGTCCTCTCCAAACCACCTTTCATCAGTCTCCCTGGCGTCATGAACGTTCGCGACTTGGGCGCATACACACCCGGGTACATAAAACCAGGCGTCATTTACCGCTCCGGCACCCTCGACTACATGCCAGAGGCTACGCGACCGCTCCTCCGCAGTCAACTCGGCATCTCTAAAATCTTTGACTACAGACGCAAAGCGGAAGCCAAACAACCACTCTGCGACGTCGAGGGTATAGAACTTCTTTCATGTCCCTTCAAAGACGGCCAGGTAGAACATGTGGATGTCGATTTGCCCTCTTTTGTCACCACAGAGGGAGTCGTCAGCAAGGGATACCGGGACATGTACGATGTTATCCTGGATGGATACACTACTGGGTACAGGAAAGCGTTTGAGGCACTGAAAACAGCCGACGAGAACCACGCCATTCTTTATCACTGCACAG GTGGTAAGGACCGCACTGGTGTCCTAAGCGCACTCATCTTGGACATCATGGGCGCACCGGCTTCCATCATCGCAGAGGAGTATGCGCTTACGAGGATTGGCCACGAGCCGTTTAGGGCAAAGTTGGGGCCTGCTCAGATTCTAAGTTTTGCAGGTGCGGGTGCGGAAATGGCGAATAAGGATGACTTGACAGCGGAGGATGCGTGGAATGTCCCTGGGGTGAGAGGGCTTTTGACCACGAATGCTGAGGTCATGGTGGATTTTATGCAGCGGTTGAAGGAAAAGTATGGCTCTGCTGAGGGGTATCTGAAAGAAGCGTTGGGATTTGGGGACGATGATGTGCGCCAGATTAGGGATAATTTGAAGCCATAG